The following are encoded in a window of Amycolatopsis lexingtonensis genomic DNA:
- a CDS encoding dienelactone hydrolase family protein yields the protein MTFETSTVRVGELSAYLARPAGGSATGMLLLPMITGIGAQVRAWADELAGRGITALTWDVFHGASTDNTSREDLGAKLGELRDEVALAEQTALLDHLLGDLGCTSAGVMGWCLGGRFALLLAARDQRLSGVVAYHPTVRDPAPPNHDLDAVALSTQITAPVLVAYPEADAVVSHETFARLQTALQSRPRGATFSQHFPGAEHGFSDSARHGTAVNADAFALSWPQTLAFVDTLKG from the coding sequence ATGACCTTCGAGACGTCCACGGTCCGTGTCGGCGAACTCTCCGCGTACCTGGCCCGGCCGGCGGGCGGGTCGGCGACCGGGATGCTGCTGCTGCCGATGATCACCGGGATCGGCGCGCAGGTCCGGGCCTGGGCCGACGAGCTGGCCGGCCGCGGGATCACGGCGCTGACCTGGGACGTCTTCCACGGCGCGAGCACCGACAACACCTCCCGCGAGGACCTCGGCGCGAAGCTCGGCGAACTGCGCGACGAAGTCGCGCTGGCGGAGCAGACCGCGCTGCTCGACCACCTGCTCGGCGACCTCGGCTGCACGTCGGCGGGGGTCATGGGCTGGTGCCTCGGCGGCCGGTTCGCGCTCCTGCTCGCGGCCCGCGACCAGCGGCTTTCCGGCGTCGTCGCCTACCACCCGACGGTCCGCGACCCGGCGCCGCCGAACCACGACCTCGACGCGGTCGCTTTGTCGACACAGATCACCGCGCCGGTCCTCGTCGCCTACCCGGAAGCCGACGCCGTCGTCTCGCACGAGACGTTCGCCCGGCTGCAGACGGCGCTGCAGTCGCGGCCGCGCGGCGCGACCTTCAGCCAGCACTTCCCGGGCGCCGAACATGGCTTCAGCGACTCCGCGCGGCACGGGACGGCGGTGAACGCCGACGCGTTCGCGCTGTCCTGGCCGCAGACGCTGGCGTTCGTGGACACGCTGAAAGGTTGA
- the hutI gene encoding imidazolonepropionase has translation MAVLITGIGELTTNDAELGRLSDAALVLDGSRVAWVGPASSAPDADEHVDVEGRAVLPGWVDSHTHLVFAGDRTAEFEARMAGKPYTAGGIAITVGATREASDEQLAANLRRHADEAARQGTTCLETKTGYGLTVADEARSARIAAEVADEVTFLGAHLVPPGADAESYVDLVCGEMLDAVAGSVRWADVFCETGAFDEAQSARVLKAAAERGLGLRVHGNQLGEGPGVRLAVELGAASVDHCTYLSDADVEALAASETVATLLPACDLSTRQAMAPARRLLDAGATVALASNANPGSSYTTSMAFCVATAVLQLRMTVEEAVRAATAGGARALRRDDVGVLRPGARADVHVLDAPSVTHLAYRPGVPLTNSVWRAGDRVR, from the coding sequence GTGGCAGTCCTGATCACGGGCATCGGCGAGCTCACCACGAACGACGCCGAACTGGGCCGGCTGTCCGACGCGGCCCTGGTACTGGACGGCTCGCGTGTCGCCTGGGTGGGCCCGGCGTCGAGCGCGCCGGACGCCGACGAGCACGTCGACGTCGAGGGTCGCGCGGTGCTGCCGGGCTGGGTCGACAGCCACACGCACCTCGTCTTCGCCGGCGACCGCACCGCCGAATTCGAAGCGCGGATGGCGGGAAAGCCCTACACCGCAGGGGGAATCGCGATCACCGTCGGCGCGACGCGGGAGGCGTCCGACGAGCAGCTCGCCGCCAACCTGCGTCGCCATGCCGACGAAGCGGCCCGCCAGGGGACGACGTGCCTGGAGACCAAGACGGGGTACGGGCTGACCGTCGCGGACGAGGCCCGATCCGCGCGGATCGCCGCCGAAGTGGCCGACGAGGTCACGTTCCTGGGCGCGCACCTGGTGCCGCCGGGCGCCGACGCGGAGTCCTATGTGGATCTCGTGTGCGGCGAAATGCTCGACGCCGTAGCGGGAAGCGTGCGCTGGGCGGACGTGTTCTGCGAGACCGGCGCGTTCGACGAAGCCCAGTCGGCGCGGGTCCTGAAGGCCGCCGCCGAGCGTGGGCTCGGGCTGCGGGTGCACGGCAACCAGCTCGGCGAAGGCCCCGGCGTGCGGCTCGCGGTGGAGCTCGGCGCGGCCAGTGTCGACCACTGCACGTACCTGAGCGACGCCGACGTCGAGGCGCTGGCCGCGTCGGAAACCGTGGCGACCCTGCTGCCCGCGTGCGATTTGTCGACCCGGCAGGCGATGGCGCCGGCCCGGCGGCTGCTCGACGCGGGCGCGACGGTCGCGCTGGCCAGCAACGCCAACCCGGGCAGCTCGTACACGACGTCGATGGCGTTCTGCGTCGCGACGGCGGTGCTGCAGCTGCGGATGACGGTCGAGGAGGCCGTCCGGGCGGCCACCGCGGGCGGTGCGCGGGCGTTGCGCCGCGACGACGTCGGCGTGCTGCGGCCCGGCGCGCGGGCGGACGTCCACGTGCTCGACGCGCCCTCGGTGACGCACCTGGCGTACCGGCCGGGCGTGCCGCTCACGAATTCGGTGTGGCGCGCCGGAGATCGCGTGCGCTAA
- a CDS encoding response regulator, with protein MIRVVLADDEALMRAGVAAILGADPDIEVVAEAADGRAAVSEALATHPDVVLLDIRMPGLDGLGAAAEIRKLLPSTGVIMLTTFGEDEYIERALGLGAGGFLLKSGDPRELLAGIHAVAGGAAFLSPKVAQRVIARLSGGRLTRAAAARERISALTPREREVLTLLGSGLSNADIAARMFVVEGTVKAHVSTILTRLGAKNRVQAAITAYEAGLVGGDAAAATP; from the coding sequence GTGATCAGGGTGGTACTGGCCGACGACGAAGCGCTGATGCGGGCGGGAGTTGCGGCGATCCTCGGCGCGGACCCGGACATCGAGGTCGTCGCCGAGGCCGCCGACGGGCGCGCGGCGGTGTCGGAGGCGCTCGCCACCCACCCGGACGTCGTGCTGCTCGACATCCGGATGCCGGGCCTGGACGGCCTCGGTGCCGCCGCCGAGATCCGGAAACTGCTGCCCTCGACCGGCGTGATCATGCTGACGACGTTCGGCGAGGACGAGTACATCGAACGCGCGCTGGGCCTCGGCGCGGGCGGGTTCCTGCTGAAGTCGGGGGATCCGCGCGAGCTGCTGGCCGGGATCCACGCCGTCGCCGGCGGGGCCGCGTTCCTCTCGCCGAAGGTCGCCCAGCGGGTCATCGCGCGGCTGTCCGGCGGCCGCTTGACGCGTGCGGCCGCGGCCCGGGAGCGGATCAGCGCGCTGACGCCGCGCGAGCGGGAAGTGCTGACCCTGCTCGGTTCCGGACTGTCCAATGCGGACATCGCGGCGCGGATGTTCGTCGTCGAAGGCACGGTGAAGGCGCACGTCAGCACGATCCTGACCCGGCTCGGCGCGAAGAACCGGGTGCAGGCGGCGATCACGGCGTACGAGGCGGGACTGGTCGGGGGAGACGCGGCGGCCGCCACCCCGTGA
- a CDS encoding esterase/lipase family protein yields MRVTNGGAKRILTAVIAAITLGVAAPAVAEAAPSSGWNDWGCRPSAAHPQPVVLVHGLGANDTVNWFFHAPKIAAQGYCVFSLTYGTGILGPGVGGLASMRTSAAQLGRFVDQVRSATGAAKVDIVGHSEGSTMPAYYLKYGGGAAKVANFVGFGANYRGTTLGGLDALAKALLTTVPGLSAILTTACGACTEYLAPSAFLDDLARGGVHVVGPAYTSIVSKYDEVVTPYTSGILNEPGATDIVLQDFCASDASGHLSQAIDPNVTGLILHALDASYAPACTPFTLPL; encoded by the coding sequence ATGCGGGTCACCAACGGCGGTGCCAAGCGGATCCTCACGGCGGTCATCGCGGCGATCACCCTCGGCGTCGCCGCTCCGGCGGTCGCCGAAGCGGCGCCGAGCAGCGGCTGGAACGACTGGGGCTGCCGCCCGTCGGCCGCGCACCCCCAGCCCGTGGTCCTGGTGCACGGCCTCGGCGCGAACGACACCGTCAACTGGTTCTTCCACGCGCCGAAGATCGCCGCACAGGGCTACTGCGTGTTCTCGCTGACCTACGGCACCGGCATCCTCGGCCCGGGCGTCGGCGGGCTCGCGTCGATGCGCACCAGCGCCGCGCAGCTCGGCCGGTTCGTCGACCAGGTCCGGTCCGCGACCGGGGCGGCGAAGGTCGACATCGTCGGCCACTCCGAAGGCAGCACGATGCCCGCGTACTACCTCAAGTACGGCGGCGGCGCGGCCAAGGTCGCGAACTTCGTCGGCTTCGGCGCGAACTACCGCGGCACCACGCTCGGCGGCCTCGACGCGCTCGCCAAGGCCCTGCTGACCACGGTGCCCGGCCTGAGCGCGATCCTGACGACGGCGTGCGGCGCTTGCACCGAATACCTGGCGCCGTCGGCCTTCCTGGACGACCTCGCCCGCGGCGGCGTGCACGTCGTCGGTCCGGCGTACACGAGCATCGTCAGCAAGTACGACGAGGTCGTGACGCCGTACACGAGCGGGATCCTGAACGAGCCGGGCGCGACGGACATCGTGCTGCAGGACTTCTGCGCGTCCGACGCTTCGGGCCACCTGAGCCAGGCGATCGACCCGAACGTGACCGGCCTGATCCTGCACGCGCTCGACGCGAGCTACGCGCCCGCGTGCACGCCGTTCACGCTTCCGCTGTGA
- a CDS encoding sensor histidine kinase, which translates to MQEVTKRRWRVVLDVALGLFLGFIVAAGTIESRSYWELAGGLAVVAGSVATSRRYPVVSLGIALAGALAVPFPYGDRLPVWVVFVLVAMSYLAGLRMDRARPGVLIGVAVVVLGLPLSLFAGPDGLGDWAAMVAILVFAGLSPWLLGRYVRVRGELARTGWRRAEEMESRQRLVADQARLRERARIASDMHDSLGHELSLIAVRAAALEVAPGLDDPQRDAATQLRTSAAAATERLREIIGVLREDAAPVEPVQGDLDELIARARASGLLIDSTVDSAQAPPMVARAAHRVVQEALTNVAKHAPGAAVVVRVTSSGALTEVSVVNAPPPAGPLPGAASGRRGLIGLRERVRLVGGTLRAGPHEGGFAVTATLPHDAAPVEETPELREAADDEIGQSTSARALELARRDVRRSLIQAVVVPLALFGVVLAVGGIAFLYQWNSSELPGGAYERLRIGQPRAELTLPERQRSARPTRGEPPSVPGAACEYYGAGRSWLNNDYAAYRLCFADGKLVSKDWFAEGAS; encoded by the coding sequence GTGCAAGAGGTGACGAAGCGCAGGTGGCGGGTGGTGCTCGACGTCGCGCTCGGCCTGTTCCTCGGCTTCATCGTCGCCGCGGGCACGATCGAGAGCCGATCGTACTGGGAGCTGGCCGGCGGGCTCGCCGTCGTGGCGGGGTCGGTGGCAACGTCCCGGCGCTATCCCGTCGTCTCGCTCGGCATCGCGCTGGCCGGGGCGCTCGCCGTGCCGTTCCCGTATGGCGACCGCTTGCCCGTCTGGGTCGTGTTCGTGCTGGTCGCGATGAGCTACCTGGCCGGGCTGCGGATGGACCGGGCGCGGCCGGGCGTGCTGATCGGCGTGGCCGTGGTGGTGCTCGGCCTGCCGCTGTCGCTGTTCGCCGGGCCCGACGGGCTCGGGGACTGGGCGGCGATGGTCGCGATCCTGGTGTTCGCCGGGCTGTCGCCGTGGCTGCTGGGCCGGTACGTCCGGGTGCGCGGCGAGCTCGCGCGCACCGGCTGGCGGCGGGCCGAGGAGATGGAGAGCAGGCAGCGGCTCGTCGCCGACCAGGCGCGGCTGCGCGAGCGCGCCCGGATCGCCAGCGACATGCACGACTCGCTCGGGCACGAGCTGAGCCTGATCGCCGTCCGCGCCGCCGCCCTCGAGGTCGCGCCGGGGCTCGACGACCCGCAGCGCGACGCCGCCACGCAGTTGCGGACCAGTGCCGCGGCGGCGACCGAGCGGCTGCGCGAAATCATCGGCGTGCTGCGCGAGGACGCCGCCCCGGTCGAACCGGTGCAGGGCGACCTCGACGAGCTGATCGCGCGGGCGCGGGCGTCGGGGCTGCTGATCGATTCGACCGTCGACAGCGCGCAGGCGCCGCCGATGGTCGCCCGCGCCGCCCACCGCGTGGTGCAGGAAGCGCTGACGAACGTGGCGAAGCACGCGCCGGGGGCCGCGGTGGTGGTCCGGGTGACCAGTTCCGGTGCTCTGACGGAGGTGAGCGTCGTCAACGCGCCACCGCCCGCCGGGCCGCTGCCGGGCGCGGCGTCCGGGCGCCGCGGGCTGATCGGCCTGCGCGAGCGCGTCCGGCTGGTCGGCGGGACGCTGCGGGCCGGACCGCACGAGGGCGGGTTCGCCGTCACCGCGACGCTGCCGCACGACGCCGCGCCGGTCGAGGAGACGCCGGAACTGCGCGAGGCCGCCGACGACGAGATCGGGCAGTCGACGTCCGCCCGGGCCCTGGAGCTGGCCCGCCGCGACGTGCGGCGCAGCCTGATCCAGGCGGTAGTCGTGCCGCTCGCGTTGTTCGGGGTGGTGCTGGCGGTCGGCGGGATCGCGTTCCTCTACCAGTGGAACTCCTCCGAACTGCCCGGCGGCGCCTACGAACGGCTGCGGATCGGGCAGCCGCGGGCCGAGCTGACGCTGCCCGAACGCCAGCGCTCGGCGCGGCCCACCCGGGGCGAGCCGCCGTCGGTGCCCGGCGCCGCGTGCGAGTACTACGGCGCCGGGCGGTCGTGGCTGAACAACGACTACGCCGCCTACCGGCTATGTTTCGCCGATGGGAAGCTGGTTTCCAAGGACTGGTTCGCCGAGGGGGCATCGTGA
- a CDS encoding inorganic phosphate transporter produces the protein MDFSLIVLVVIVAALAFDFTNGFHDTANAMATSIATGALKPKVAVGVSAVLNLVGAFLSVEVAKTISGGIVDDTKVTPVIIFAGLVGAIVWNLLTWLIGLPSSSSHALFGGLIGATWIASGSDAVHFGKVVEKVLIPALASPIVAGIVATLGTFLVYRITARAKQDTVGRTFKAGQIASASLVSLAHGTNDAQKTMGVITLTLIASGSLAPNSGPPLWVILAAGTAIALGTYLGGWRIIQTMGKKLTEIQTPQGFAAETSAAAVILTSAHLGFALSTTHVCSGGIIGSGLGRKLAEVRWGVAGKMVLAWALTLPAAAIVGAIAAEVSTLGTWGTVLIGLAGVVVAVGIYLASKRNPVNAHSVTEPEPGVQPVNA, from the coding sequence ATGGACTTCTCGCTGATCGTGCTGGTGGTGATCGTCGCCGCGCTGGCTTTCGACTTCACCAACGGCTTCCACGACACCGCCAACGCCATGGCCACTTCGATCGCCACGGGGGCGCTCAAGCCGAAGGTCGCCGTCGGGGTGTCCGCGGTGCTGAACCTCGTCGGCGCGTTCCTTTCGGTCGAGGTCGCGAAGACGATCTCCGGGGGCATCGTCGACGACACCAAGGTGACGCCGGTGATCATCTTCGCCGGGCTCGTCGGCGCCATCGTGTGGAACCTGCTGACCTGGCTGATCGGGCTGCCGTCGAGTTCGTCGCACGCCCTGTTCGGCGGGCTCATCGGCGCCACCTGGATCGCCTCGGGTTCCGACGCCGTGCACTTCGGGAAGGTCGTCGAGAAGGTTCTCATCCCCGCGCTCGCCTCGCCGATCGTCGCCGGGATCGTCGCGACGCTCGGCACCTTCCTCGTCTACCGGATCACCGCGCGGGCGAAGCAGGACACGGTGGGCCGGACGTTCAAGGCCGGCCAGATCGCCTCGGCTTCGCTGGTGTCTCTCGCGCACGGCACGAACGACGCGCAAAAGACCATGGGCGTCATCACGCTGACGCTGATCGCGTCCGGTTCGCTCGCGCCGAACTCGGGTCCGCCGCTCTGGGTGATCCTGGCCGCCGGCACCGCGATCGCGCTCGGCACCTACCTCGGCGGCTGGCGGATCATCCAGACGATGGGCAAGAAGCTCACGGAAATCCAGACGCCGCAAGGCTTCGCGGCCGAGACGAGCGCCGCCGCGGTCATCCTGACCTCGGCGCACCTCGGGTTCGCGCTGTCCACCACGCACGTCTGCTCGGGCGGCATCATCGGCTCCGGGCTCGGCCGCAAGCTCGCCGAGGTGCGCTGGGGCGTCGCGGGCAAGATGGTGCTCGCCTGGGCGCTGACGCTGCCCGCCGCCGCGATCGTCGGCGCGATCGCCGCCGAGGTCTCGACGCTCGGCACCTGGGGCACCGTCCTGATCGGGCTCGCCGGGGTCGTCGTGGCGGTGGGCATCTACCTCGCGTCGAAGCGGAACCCCGTCAACGCCCACTCCGTCACCGAGCCCGAGCCCGGCGTGCAGCCGGTCAACGCCTGA
- a CDS encoding FAD-dependent oxidoreductase gives MSVIIIGAGLGGLSLAQGLRRAGIPCQVYERDESPGARKQGYRLHIGGVGDSALREVLPRRLHELFHATAGRARPHTNVYDDQLGLVTRLTDEGIHLNVNRFTLRQILLHGQEVRYGKRFTHYETDGDGVTAHFADGTSARASLLVGADGINSPVRRQYLPHAQVVDAGLVHLYGRIPLTPATRALFEPEMFAVFTMMLGPDRTMAGFAPVDYPEPVADACARLVPDLRLRDGDPYMTCSVGARWEVIGHDEAELAAMTPGDLQKVALGLVDGWHPLARAMVEHWDVPASFPQPIRTSVPIGPWTPSRVTLVGDAIHAMSPAGGAGANTALRDGAVLASALAGAPVVEAVAAYEAAMVDYGFAAVRESAENGRRYLGQNPLTAEA, from the coding sequence GTGTCTGTGATCATCATCGGTGCCGGTCTGGGCGGTCTCAGTCTCGCGCAGGGGCTGCGCCGGGCCGGAATCCCCTGCCAGGTCTACGAACGCGACGAGTCGCCGGGTGCGCGGAAGCAGGGGTACCGGCTGCACATCGGCGGCGTCGGCGATTCGGCGTTGCGTGAAGTGCTGCCTCGGCGGCTGCACGAACTCTTCCACGCCACCGCGGGCCGGGCGCGGCCGCACACGAACGTCTACGACGACCAGCTGGGGCTGGTCACCCGCCTGACGGACGAGGGGATCCACCTCAACGTCAACCGCTTCACCCTGCGGCAGATCCTGCTGCACGGTCAGGAAGTCCGCTACGGCAAGCGGTTCACGCACTACGAAACCGACGGCGACGGCGTGACCGCGCACTTCGCCGACGGCACCTCCGCCCGTGCCAGTTTGCTCGTCGGCGCGGACGGGATCAACTCCCCGGTGCGGCGCCAGTACTTGCCGCACGCCCAGGTCGTCGACGCCGGGCTCGTGCACCTCTACGGCCGGATTCCGCTGACCCCGGCCACGCGGGCGTTGTTCGAGCCGGAGATGTTCGCGGTGTTCACCATGATGCTCGGCCCGGACCGGACGATGGCCGGGTTCGCGCCGGTCGACTACCCCGAGCCGGTCGCCGACGCGTGCGCGCGGCTCGTGCCGGACTTGCGGCTGCGCGACGGCGACCCGTACATGACGTGCTCGGTGGGCGCGCGCTGGGAAGTGATCGGTCACGACGAGGCCGAACTCGCCGCGATGACGCCCGGTGACCTGCAGAAGGTGGCGCTCGGGCTGGTCGACGGCTGGCACCCGCTGGCCCGCGCGATGGTCGAGCACTGGGACGTCCCGGCGTCGTTCCCGCAGCCGATCCGCACGAGCGTGCCGATCGGGCCGTGGACCCCCTCGCGCGTGACCCTCGTCGGCGACGCGATCCACGCGATGAGCCCGGCCGGTGGCGCGGGCGCCAACACCGCGTTGCGCGACGGTGCGGTGCTGGCGTCCGCGCTGGCCGGGGCTCCGGTCGTCGAGGCGGTGGCGGCCTACGAAGCCGCGATGGTGGACTACGGCTTCGCGGCGGTACGGGAATCCGCCGAAAACGGGCGGCGGTACCTCGGGCAGAACCCGCTCACAGCGGAAGCGTGA
- a CDS encoding formimidoylglutamate deiminase: MTYWCEQAWLPGGIASAVRIDVDGGRITAVTPGSPRTGVVLEGLTLPGFANGHSHAFHRALRGRTHHERGTFWTWRERMYALASRLDPDTYYRLARGVYAEMVLGGYTSVGEFHYLHHAPGGKPYADPNAMGAALRQAAADAGIRLTLLDTCYLAGGIGVEPDEVQRRFSDGSASAWASRVAALEEDDLFRVGAAIHSVRAVPADQLSLVDSPRVVHIHLSEQRAENEQCLAAYGRTPTELLAERGVLTERLVAVHATHLTASDIALLGGARACFCPTTERDLGDGIGPARALRDAGVRLGIGSDSNAVVDAFEETRALELDDRLASEERGRFTAEELLEAGTDHAAVGWDEVGALAEGAGADLVTVTLDSVRTAGIEPSGVVFAASGADVRHVVVADREVVRDGAHQLIERPETVLAKEIEALWQS, translated from the coding sequence ATGACCTACTGGTGCGAACAGGCGTGGCTGCCCGGTGGGATCGCTTCCGCGGTGCGGATCGACGTCGACGGCGGGCGGATCACGGCCGTGACCCCGGGGTCGCCGCGGACCGGCGTCGTACTCGAAGGTCTGACGCTGCCGGGGTTCGCGAATGGCCACTCGCACGCCTTCCACCGAGCGCTGCGCGGGCGGACGCACCACGAGCGTGGCACGTTCTGGACGTGGCGCGAGCGGATGTACGCGCTCGCGTCCCGGCTCGACCCCGACACCTACTACCGGCTGGCGCGCGGGGTCTACGCCGAGATGGTGCTGGGCGGGTACACGAGCGTGGGGGAGTTCCACTACCTGCACCACGCGCCCGGCGGGAAGCCGTACGCGGACCCGAACGCGATGGGGGCGGCGTTGCGGCAGGCCGCCGCCGACGCCGGGATCCGGCTGACGCTGCTCGACACCTGTTACCTGGCGGGCGGGATCGGCGTCGAGCCCGACGAGGTCCAGCGGCGGTTCTCCGACGGCTCGGCCTCGGCGTGGGCGTCTCGGGTGGCCGCGCTGGAGGAAGACGACCTGTTCCGGGTCGGCGCGGCGATCCATTCGGTGCGCGCGGTCCCGGCCGACCAGTTGTCCCTTGTGGACAGCCCGCGAGTCGTGCACATCCACCTTTCCGAGCAGCGGGCCGAGAACGAGCAGTGCCTGGCCGCGTACGGCCGCACCCCCACCGAGCTGCTGGCCGAGCGCGGGGTGCTGACCGAACGGCTGGTCGCCGTGCACGCCACCCACCTCACGGCGTCGGACATCGCGCTGTTGGGCGGGGCGCGGGCCTGTTTCTGCCCGACCACCGAACGCGACCTCGGCGACGGCATCGGCCCGGCCCGCGCCCTGCGGGACGCCGGGGTGCGGCTGGGCATCGGCAGCGACAGCAACGCCGTCGTCGACGCCTTCGAAGAAACCCGCGCACTGGAACTGGACGACCGGCTGGCCAGCGAGGAACGCGGCCGGTTCACCGCCGAGGAACTCCTCGAAGCGGGGACCGACCACGCCGCGGTCGGGTGGGACGAGGTCGGCGCGCTCGCCGAGGGGGCGGGCGCGGACCTGGTCACCGTGACCCTGGATTCGGTGCGAACGGCCGGCATCGAGCCGTCGGGCGTGGTGTTCGCCGCGTCCGGCGCCGACGTCCGGCACGTCGTCGTGGCGGACCGCGAGGTCGTCCGCGACGGTGCGCACCAGCTGATCGAACGACCGGAAACCGTGCTGGCTAAGGAGATCGAGGCACTGTGGCAGTCCTGA
- a CDS encoding acyltransferase, with amino-acid sequence MKAILATVASAVLFFFGTGLDPLPELAWLAPLPILLLAPRVHGGIVLASAFTAYLAGSAGSWSYFWHSQSIPRPAALAILVGSAVLFALSAGLFGRLARRGHGFLAALAAPALWTVALYVVSLLNPTGLMGTFMTTQADRPSIVRIAAITGGWGVEFLVLFVPAAVAAALTPGRTRFVPVVALAAIAGGLALWTTPPAPAHSTKVALIAPGQNRWAIDVATRDGQTLVQSYVDQIAKLPDGVKTVVLPEAAFAVDQTSRPSLVAALAEVARARDLDVVTGVLDATPDGRFNAALAVPPSGAPIEYRKWHNGDSPNLRDGTELTRFAGTGLMVCMDVNFADPSRGYGDAGTGLVLIPASDEVADGWAHSRTALIRGVENGFSVAWSAARGTPMLADAQGHVLADARTGGNPFSVVVADVPFGAGKTPYARFGDWFAWLCGLLAAAGIAATARRTSDLESQLVA; translated from the coding sequence ATGAAAGCGATCCTGGCGACCGTCGCGTCGGCCGTGCTGTTCTTCTTCGGCACTGGTCTGGACCCGCTGCCCGAACTCGCCTGGCTGGCGCCGTTGCCGATCCTCCTGCTGGCACCGCGCGTCCACGGCGGGATCGTCCTCGCAAGCGCTTTCACCGCCTACCTCGCGGGCAGCGCCGGCAGCTGGAGCTACTTCTGGCACTCCCAGTCGATCCCCCGCCCCGCCGCGCTCGCGATCCTCGTCGGGAGCGCCGTGCTGTTCGCGCTGTCCGCGGGTCTCTTCGGGCGGCTGGCCCGGCGCGGCCACGGCTTCCTGGCCGCGCTCGCCGCCCCCGCGTTGTGGACCGTCGCGCTCTACGTCGTCTCCCTGCTCAACCCCACCGGCCTCATGGGCACCTTCATGACGACACAGGCCGACCGGCCATCGATCGTGCGGATCGCCGCGATCACCGGGGGCTGGGGCGTGGAGTTCCTGGTGCTGTTCGTCCCGGCCGCCGTCGCCGCCGCGCTCACGCCCGGCCGGACGCGGTTCGTCCCCGTCGTGGCGCTGGCCGCGATCGCGGGCGGACTCGCGCTCTGGACCACCCCACCGGCGCCCGCACATTCGACGAAGGTCGCCCTCATCGCACCCGGACAGAACCGCTGGGCCATCGACGTCGCCACCCGCGACGGCCAGACCCTCGTTCAGTCCTATGTGGACCAAATCGCGAAGCTCCCGGACGGCGTCAAGACCGTCGTGCTCCCCGAGGCCGCCTTCGCAGTGGACCAGACCAGCCGCCCGAGCCTCGTCGCGGCCCTCGCCGAGGTGGCCAGAGCGAGGGACCTCGACGTAGTCACCGGCGTCCTCGACGCCACGCCGGACGGCCGTTTCAACGCCGCTCTCGCCGTGCCGCCGTCCGGTGCGCCGATCGAATACCGCAAGTGGCACAACGGGGATTCGCCGAACCTCCGGGACGGCACCGAGCTGACCCGGTTCGCCGGGACCGGCCTGATGGTGTGCATGGACGTCAACTTCGCCGACCCGAGCCGCGGCTACGGCGACGCGGGCACCGGCCTGGTCCTCATCCCGGCGTCCGACGAAGTCGCCGACGGCTGGGCCCACAGCCGCACGGCGCTGATCCGCGGCGTCGAGAACGGTTTTTCGGTGGCGTGGAGCGCGGCCCGCGGCACGCCGATGCTCGCTGACGCGCAAGGCCACGTCCTGGCCGACGCCCGCACCGGCGGGAACCCGTTCTCGGTGGTCGTCGCGGACGTCCCATTCGGCGCCGGGAAGACGCCGTACGCCCGCTTCGGCGACTGGTTCGCGTGGCTCTGCGGCCTGCTCGCGGCGGCCGGGATCGCGGCCACCGCCCGCAGGACGTCAGACCTGGAGAGCCAGCTCGTTGCGTAG